The Parabacteroides timonensis sequence CTATCCTTTTGGTTCATGCCCGTAATTTCAAAGGTTCTTTTCATGGATTAGTAGCCGGTTTCCTGGAAACAGGGGAGACATTGGAAGAATGTGTAAGACGCGAAGTGATGGAAGAAACCGGACTCGAAATCAGCAATATAACTTATTTCGGAAACCAGCCCTGGCCTTATCCAAGCAATTTGATGGTCGGATTTATCGCCGATTATGCCGGAGGTACTATCCGTTTACAGGATGAGGAATTGAGCGAAGGAGCGTTCTTTACGAAAGAGAACCTGCCCGAACTTCCCCGAAAACTCAGTCTGGCTCGTAAGATGATCGACTGGTGGCTGGAACAGCCCTGATAATGATAGTTGTACAACCTAAAATAATAGTATTATGTGTAAAAAACTTACCTTTTTTTGCTGTTTGGGACTTTTACTGTTGGCATTGCCCATAGTAACCATCACAGCACAAGTTACCACAGCAGATTATCTGCGTGCAGATACATTCCTAAAGTGTTCCGGTAAAATGTATTCTTCTGCAGTAATACCTGCATGGCTTGACAGTTCGCATTATTTCTGGTATAAAAACCATGAGCGGGGCGGCGATTTCTATTATCTGGTAAATGCAAAAACCGGGAAAAAACAGCGGGGTACGGATAAAAAACAACTTGCCGCTTTCTTGACCGGCAAGCAGAAGCCGTTGGCCGAGATCCTGTTGAAGGAGGAGGATGAGAAGAATGCAAACTACCGGAGAAACGGAGAAGAAGCCAAGCCGGTTATATCGCCTGATACTAAATGGGAAGCCTATATCCGGGATAACAATGTATATATCCGTCCTACCGGAGATGAAAAAGATAAAAAGAAAGGGGAAATTGCCCTGACAACCGACGGGACGACAAACCTGTTTTATAGTTCTTATATGATCTGGTCGCCCGACTCCCGTAAACTGGCCACTGTCAAGGTACGTGGTGTGCAGGAACGCCGTATTCCACTGATCGAGTCGAGTCCGGAAAGTCAGCGTCAGCCAATTTTACAATGGCGCGATTATGCCAAACCCGGTGATGTGATCGAAGTATGCCTGCCTGCCTTGTTCGATATAGAGTCACGTAAGCAGATCCCGTTGGATGTGGAACCTTATGCAAATCAGTTTACATTGTATCTGACCGGTTGGCGCAAGGATAGCCGTGCTTTCACTTTTGAGTTTAATCAACGTGGACATCAGCGCTATATCGTCGGTGAGGTAAATGCTACCGATGGAACGATCCGTCATCTGGCCGACGAACAGTCGAATACTTTTATCCATTATTATCAGAACTACCGTTACGATCTGAACGATGGTAAAGAAATGCTTTGGAGTTCGGAACGCGACGGTTGGCGGCATCTTTATCTGATGGATGGAAATACCGGCAACGTAAAACAGCAGGTGACTCAAGGGGAGTGGGTTGTCCGCCGGGTAGATTTTGTGGACGAGACCAACCGTACGGTTTATTTCTTTGCTTCCGGTTTCAATAAAGGAGAAGATCCTTATAATCTTCATTATTGCCGTATTAATCTGGATGGGACAGGATTTACCGATATGACACCTGAAAACGGGAATCACCGGATCTCTTTCTCTAAAGACCGGGCTTATTTTGTGGATACTTATTCACGACCGGATCTTCCGGCTGTCAGCCAGTTGAAAAAGACGGAAGATGCTTCGGTTGTAACCGTACTTGAAAAATGTGATGTCAGCGACCTGGTGGCTGAAGGCTGGCAGATACCTGAGGTGTTTTCAGCAAAAGGAAGAGATGGGAAAACGGATATCTGGGGGAATATTTACCGTCCGACCGGTTTTGATCCGTCGCGCTCTTATCCGGTTGTTGAGATGATTTATGCCGGACCGCACGATTCGCATGTGGACAAAGACTTTAAACCGGCTCACCACCTGATTTCCCGTTTGGTTGAATTAGGCTTTATCGTGGTTTCGATCGACGGAATGGGGACATCCAACCGTTCTAAAGCTTTTCATGATGTTTGTTGGAAGAACCTGAAAGATGCCGGTTTCCCGGATCGTATTGCCTGGATAAAAGCGGCAGCTGAGAAATATCCATCGATGGATACCTCGCGGGTCGGTATTTACGGCTGGTCGGCAGGCGGACAGAATGCCATGGCTGCTTTGTTGTTCCATAATGACTTTTACAAGGCGGCAGTTGCTTTATGCGGTTGCCATGACAACCGAATGGATAAGATCTGGTGGAATGAGCAATGGATGGGATATCCTATCGACGAGTCTTACAGTGCTTCATCGAATGTGGATAATGCTTATCGGCTGAAAGGTAAGTTGTTGCTGATTAACGGCGAACTGGATGACAATGTAGATCCGGCTTCCACATTGCAGGTTGTCAATGCCTTGATGAAAGCGAATAAAAAGTTTGAACAACTCTATCTGCCGGGTAAAAGCCATTCTTTGGGCGGTCCGTACGAAATGCACCGTATCCACGATTTCTTTGTTAAGAATTTATTGAACCAGGAACCTCCCGAGTGGGAATAAAATAAAAATGGCACAATATGAATACTGAGCGTTAATCGTATTCTTATTGTGCCGTAAAATGTTGAGTTGGTTGTCTTATTGATTTTCCAGTGCGTCTATCCATATATCCAGGCAAAGTTGTGGATATATGTAAAAACTTTCTTCGAGAGTGCCTGTCGCTTTCATCTTTTCGGATATCTCGTCGGCAATTGCCGGCTTGGAGTTGATAAGCAGGTCGAAGATGATATAGGAGAAAAAGCCCGGTTTTCCTTTCAGGAACTTATCCATCACTAAATAATAGACATTGGGAGAGGCTGATAAAACGAAATCTTTAAAATTCTGATACTCCTCCGTGTCCATATATACGTAAGGATTACTTACATAAGCCATTTCATCACATTTAATGAGGAATAGTTCGAATTTCTCATTAAATTGTTTCTTTTCGGATTTGGAAGGGAGTTTCATCCCCATATTGATCCTGGCCCGCAGGTCGGGCGTTACTTTATAGACATCCGGTTCCTGATAGTCTTCACCGTCACAGGATGTAAAGAATATCAGAGCGATTGAGGCAAGCAGGAGTGCCAATATTTGTAACTTAGTCATAAATGTCTGTATATTTTTATTTTATTTCTTAATCATAAGACGCAATACCACAGCAAAAAGCTGCACTTACCACGTTTTATCTGTCTTTATTAATAAAACGGATAAAAAATAAAAATACTGCATAACAAACAAAAAATATTTATTTTTCTTATGCACGCACCTCTGGAGTGAAGATTATTCCTTTCTGTAAGAGCCTTTATTCGATTATCTAGATCTGAAAGCCTGTATTATAACCTTTTCCCTCTACTATTTTATATCTGAAAGATAGTAATTGTAAAAAAGTATAGTATTTGTTTCATTTATGTAAGGTATGCTCTACATATATGTAATGCTTGCCTTTCATTTGTGTAAGGCTAGCCTTACTTTTTTAAAATATTGAAAGAAGACCCTAAATTATCCTATCTTTTCTTTTGGGTATTCCTAATGAAAATACTTAGTTGCTTGGTGTCTGGGTCAGTGACATAGAAAAGTGCTGAATGGTTTCGGTTAAGTATTGTTGTTTTATTTGTAATATTCTGATAGATAGGTTTTTATTTGATCGTTTTAGCATCTGTGTAAGTTTGAATAATACTAATATATAATTAATGTACGCACGTACATTATTATATTATAAAGAGAATGTTATATAATGGAATAAGTGGTTGTATGGTATGAAAATCAATTAGAGAATCCGTAAACGGAGTGACTAGAGAAAACGATCGTTTATTCTCGCCAACAAAATTAGGCATAAGTTTTGAAACTGCAATTATTTTGCAAATATTTTTTATGTCGTTATCTTCTTTCTTATCAAGAGAATAGCAAAGTATGTACAAAATTGGATATTTCCGATACCAACTCTTTAGATGTAAAAAACAGTGACTAAAATAAACGATCGTTTTAGCTAGTCATTCATGTCTGACTAGGATAATATAAAGAGTTTATAAGAACTAATTTCATTAACACTATTATTAATATTAAAATTTAGATTTATGAACAGAAAGTTTTCTACTTTGATGGCCATCGCGATGTTGGCCACGGGAGCAAACGGATGGGCACAGGTAACAATTGATGCTGGAACTACCACAACAGATGGTTATACAGTACAAGCTTCTGCGGCCGGTGCACTGTTTGATCAGTTTGTCCAGGAAAATGCAAGTAGCCGGGGGAATAAACTTTTTCCTACTGTGTCTCCGTTTGAATTAAAAACGGTTTATGGTGCAAAACCTATATCTTCATTGCAACATATAAACGGTGTTGCTGATGGTCGTTATTTTCAGTTTGCCATAAGTGAGTCTTTCCATGCAGTTTCGGCTTTAGCTGGTGATGGAAAAGAAGTCCTGACAATGGTTTGGGTGGATGCAGACAACGCTGTTTCAGGGCAAGGACATTTTGAAGTACAGGTTGAAAATGTAAATAACGCGAATGTTTCTAACAACCGTATTACATTAGATCGTACTTTGTGGAAAGTTACTGCAAATAAAGATGCAGCAGGTACTGTTTTGTATTATCAGTTGCAGAACAAGGCTTCTGAAGCCATCATGCAGTTGTCTATCGATAAGGTAGTTGGAACTCCTAATGCTGCTGGAGAAGCTGAAATTGCATTGGAAGTGGTTAATGGACAAACAAACTGGCGTTGGGCTGACGGACAGGTTGCTTCTATTAATTCAAAGATTGAACCTGCTGCTGGAACTGTTCTGCAAAATCAATTGCGTGCCCAGTATAATAATGGAATGACTATTCGTTTAGCAAGAAAAGTTGCATCTGGCGGTAAAGTAACTTTAGGAGCCGTTAAAATGAATAGCAACAAAGCATTTGCGGTTAATACTGATGCCATAACAATTAATGGCGCAACTTTTTATCCTGTCACATTTGAAAGTTGGGAAGCCAATCCTATCATCCTGACAGCAGATCAGATTAATGCTGAATTAGGAAATGAAGTTTTATTGACAGAAGATAAGAAAACTCCGAATCGTTTTAACTTTGTGTTTGATCCAGATGTTCAGGGAGATACAAATGTAATGTTGTCGGGTGCTTTCAAAGCTGAAAGCGCTAAAAGCGGTTTCGACCGTGTACCGGGTGATGCTCCTGATGGTTATGTTCGTTTCGTTACAAACGCAACGAAAAATGAATCATCTGAATTTAAGAAAGAATATCTGCATGTAGATACTGCTTATTATGATCCGACCCCCAACGGTCGTTACGATCTGAAATTAACAGTTGGTCAGATCTTATATCCGAGATATGCTGTTGCTGCTGATGGTAGAACTGTAAACTCAAATGGCGAGTTGATGATTGGCAGTTCTGTAATGACTGATGCTCAGAAGTATGGTGATTTGTTTACTACTACGTTAAGTCAGGCTCCTTACACAATGACTGCTTATACACAGTTGAAACGTCAGTCTAACTTCCGTCCTATCTTCTATCCGTCTACTCAGAGCTTGCGTTTGCAGGCAGAAATGCTGTATAAAGCCGATAAAAATGATCCGACTTGCTGGTGGGGACAAATGGCAAAGGATGCTGCCGGAACTTCTGCCGGAACTTCTGTAGCTGCTAGTTGGACGGCTGGAACAGTTGGGACAGATTATACGATGCTTATCGCTAAATGTGCTGCTGATCCTACAATTGATCCGGTTAATGTGCGTGGAGCTGCCAGAGGATACTATCCTTCTTATGCTCAGGATATTAAAAATGTTGAACAGGGTAATCGTTTGTTGTATTATGCTTCTCCATGGGGTGTAACAAATTTGACTGTTGCTAAAGAGCGTAATGGTTATGCTACAAATGGTTTGAGTGAAGTTAATGTTTTGTTGTGGAATGCAGTAGGGAACGTATTACAAACGGATAAGGCTGCTGCTGTTGCTCTGGCTACAGCTTTTGATGCTGTTCCTACAGGTAATCAAAATGTTTGGGTAATAGACCCGGCATCAACAGTTTCCGCTGGTAATTTGGCCGAATTTAAAACAGCTGTTGGTGCTAATGAAGTTGTTCCTGCTACAACTGGACTTAAGCTGATCTATGCACCTCAATATGCTACAGCTCATAGTAACTTAGCTCGTTTGGTTACTTTGACTCCGACTCATATTGTATTAACTGCTGGTCCTCACGATGTAAACGATGCTAAATACAGCGGTTTGTTGACTTATATCACATTGAAGACAACTAAGACTGAATCGGATCTGAATGAAGTTGCTGATATTGCAGAAGGTTTCTATTATATTCGCAACGCAAAGAAGATGTCTTCTGATCTGACACAAGAAGGCGATTATCGCTATGAAGATTTAGCTGCTACTAATGCTACATTTACTTATTGGAATGCAATGACTCAGAAATGGGATAGAGGTGATGTAGAAAATGGTAACAATCCGAACAATGACGGTATCAATGCTGCAATGCATCTTAACGATTTGAGCAATACCGGTAATCTGGTTTACTCTTCAGATAAGAAAGTGATTCCTTCTGCTCAGTGGTATGTAAAAGGTAATGGTGGTTATTATACGATCATTAACCGTGAGTCAGGACGTACTTGGGGTACTAGCTACTGGTGGAAGACTTCTGAACCGAATACTTATGCGAACATGGCTACTTATTACGATGCAGCTGGTTTGATGCAGACATACCGTGATACTATCCGTATCGAAATGATCCCGCAGGCAGAACTGACTAACCGTACTATGGGTTATCTGGATATGACACAGGCTGAAGCTATTGCTGATACCAGTGTATATGCTATCGGTATGAAGAACCTGGGTGATACTCACTTCTCTCTGACAAGTGTAGACGGTGTATTGAAACTGGTTCAGGATGCTAAGGGTGAATACAAAATGGAAAGAGTTCTGGTGAAAGATAAAGATATCTATTCTCAGAAAACAATGGGTACAGATGAGTTGATCTATGGCTATGTTCCTACAAAGGGAAATGCTGTCGATACTGCTAAAATGTTGGTTCGTGCTAAATACTATATCTATAAAGATGAAGTAAATGCAAATTCAGGTATTGAACCTTCAAGTATCAAGACTCGTCAGTATATCACACTGGAAAGTGGTAAATATCGTTTGACTTCAATCCAGGTTAAGTTTGATGATAACTTGTTCTCTACTAATCTGGATGCAGATGAAATGTCAGGAACAGAAAATGTGAAGAACCGTCGCGCATTCTATGTAAAACAGATCTCTACTGAAGATCCTACTCAGTTCGTATTGGTTGATCCGCTCGTTGTAACTCAGACTGGTAATGGTACTTCTACAAAGGTTGCTTATGGTGCACGTTTGTTCGTTAACCAGATGACAGCCGAAGTACAGCCAAGCAGCCTGATTTCTGATGGATATGCTAACAGCTATGCTTCAAGTATTTTCAGTGTTGAAAAACAGCAAGCATTCAATTACAAAGATCTTCGTGGCGAATTCAGCCGTGATACTTTGGAATTCTTCAAAGCTGACGATGCTGCAGGTAACTACCTGTTGAGCGAAAACACTGTCAAAGGTGCTAACGTTGGTTTGCTGGAAAGTCTGGATAAGAATCTGAATAAGAACAATGCTATCTTCCTGGATACAGCTAACGTATCTCGTCCGGAATGTCCTCGCTTCTTATTGGGTCTGCGTAATGTCGATACTTACGAACAGAATTCAAGTATTGCTTCACACAACCGTCATCTTTATACAGATGCTGCTTATCTGGTGAACATGATTGACTCTGTTAGTGCAAATCCTGTTTACATGTATAAGAACATCGATCAGAATGCAACTAAGTACTATCGTCTGGGCTTCGTTAATGCAAGACACGAAGGTTCTAAATTGACATTCGATAAAAGCGGTGCTGTTTACGACCTGAGTGATGCAGCTCTGGGAGCAAATAACTTGAACTATGCAACATTCGCCTTCCGTTATTGTGATGCAGAACGTGAAAACTTCTATATCGAAACAATGTACGATAATAACACTCGCGGTTGGTTGAAGACTATTAACCACGTATTGGTTGTAACTCCGGAAATTCAGGAAGCTGAAGTATTCCAGGCTAAGAAGTCTGAAGGTGCTCCGACTGCTAACGAAGAAATTACTGCAAGCAGCGTAACAGTTGTAGGTGGTAACGGTATCGTAACAATCAAGGGTGCTGCTGCTAAGAAAGTGACAGTATGCAACGTACTTGGCCAGACTCTTGCTTCTACAGTTCTTTCTTCCGACGACGCAACTATCGCAGTACCTGCCGGTATCGTAGTTGTAGCTGTTGAGGGCGAAGCTGCAGTAAAGGCAGTGGTTAAATAATAAAGGATTTTTTATAATCAAATAATTCTAAAATTGTCATGTGGTTAAACACCAAGTATCCCGTGAGGGCGAACAAGTGGCAGTATTAATACTAAAGTAATAAAATAAAGTTCATCTGCCGGTATCGCTGTGAAGCGAGGAAGCAGGTACAAGACAAAGCCCCGGCAGGTCGTTGACCGGCAGGGGCTTTTTTCAACTAACAGGGTAAAATCCTTATTATAAAATCACAAATTTCTTTCATAAATAGATTATAAACTAAAAATATCATGATTATGAAACAACGATTACTTTATGCGTTCCTGATGCTGTTTGCTGTATTGGGGATGGCGAGAGCAGCGGATGTAAATATAAAAGTGACTTCTACCGGTGGTATGCCGGTGACGGTTAAGTTGGATCAAGCTGATGCGGTAATAGTTAGTGCCGGAACACATGGCGATAATGTTAAGCTCAGTACTGATAAAAAAACAGTTACCCTTGCGCAAGGGTACCAAACAGAAGTTGAAATAACTTCAACTTCTGCTACAACTGCTACTGTGACCGGTCGGATGGATAAGCTGGAAATAGCCGGTGACAGTAAACTGAAAACTCTCAATTTGAGTAAGGATAATTATGTAAAGGAACTGATCGTTTCCGGTTCTGCATTAGAGTCTCTTACTTGTTCCGGGTTGGGAATGGAAACGTTGACTTTAAGTAGTGCATCTGTTTTGAAAACGTTGGATGCATCTGATAATAAGTTGATAACATCAAACTTGAACTTACCAACAACTTTGGAAACTCTGGATTTGTCTGATAATCTTTTAAGTGGGGGGACTTGGAATATTGGTTCCTATGCTGCTTTGAAAGATTTAAATGTATCCAAAAACCAGTTGACAGATTTATTAGGGCTGGCTTCTTTGACCAGTCTGGAAAAATTAAATCTTTCGGATAACCGGATTAAGACGTTGACTGCTAATCCGGGAAAGGCCGATTGTGCAATAATCTGGGGCGTACAGACTCTGACCATTACTACTATGAGTTATGGAACCGATGCGAATAAAGGTTACCGTATCTCTAAATTGATTGTAGATGCCGGTATTACTACGGATAAGAACCAGGCCTTCTCTGATGTAAGCTGGCAGGTAAAAGATGGTACGGTTTATAAAAATGATAATAATAAAACGGCTCACCAGCAATCGGGAGCCTGGGCCGATGAATATCGTTTCTATGACGCGACAACGAAAGAGTATATAAAAGGCACTTATCAATGTTCGCTAAAGACGGGTGGGCGTGAGTATAAAATTACAGATCTGGAAGTCTGGACTGCCAAGTTCAAGCTGAAAGGTGTGACACCGACAAATGCTACTGATTTTAAAGTTTCGATTGATGGTGCAGGTGCAGTAAATGTATCGGACGAACCAGAGGTAAAGCAAGGTGCTAAGCTTCTTTTCTCCGTTACACCTGAAGCCGGCTATGAGACGGCTGTTTACACGATTGAAGGTATGGTGCCGGCTGTTACCGGACAACAAGCTCCTTATAAAGGAACTTCTTTTGCTTGTATTGTGAAGGGACTTTATAAATCGCAGGCCGAAGATGTTTCACCGAAGATCTCTGCTGTTGTTTTAGGTAAAGAGCATGTTGTTTCTTATGAGAATAAGACACAGAGCGGAGGTTCTTTTACTGTTCAAAAAGTATCCGGAACAACCACATCCTATTTGGCTTCCAATGATAAGATTTCTGCCGGTGACAAATTGCTGATTAAGATCAAACCGAATACAGGCTATGATTTTGTTCTTACTATAAATGGTGCAGATAAAACTTCGTCTGTAAAGCAAAGCGGAACTGATGCCGATTATACTTATGAAGAAGAGGTCGATAATACGACATATCCGGGAACATCAACGATTACAGTATCCGTTACTTTTAAGAATCCGGCGGTAAAAGCATCTGTTTTGGTGGATGGAGCAGACCTTAGTGTTGCGGTTACATCAATCAAAAATTATACGGTAACTATTCAGAAGCCGGATGGAACTGGAGAGACAGTAAATAGTAACGCTACGGTTGATTTATTACCGAATACTACTTATCAGGCAATTTTCTCAACAGTCAAAGTCACTGGTGGAACTACTGTTGTTTATCGCCTGAAAGATATAACGATCAACGGAGGTGAATTGAAATCTGTCAAAAAAGACGACAAGGGTAGTGATGAAATGCAGTATACGGTAGCATTTACGGTGCAAACATCAGATGTGACGCTTTCTATCACTACAAAGCAGATGAAGCCTGCCTCTATTGTGCCGGTAGAGAACAATGGTGGAGCCAATCTACAGAAACAAGTCTATGATGGAAACGCGAAGCCTGTCTTATTCAGTACTATTCCTGCCAACTTGGATGAACATGTGAAAGTAACTTATGTAAGAACTACCGGCTCTGTTGATATGGGTACAACGGAACCTGTCAATGCCGATACATATACCGCTACTCTTAAGTTTGAAGAAAACGATTATTATATTCCAGATGCAACGAATGGGGAAAAGACAGTTACTCTCACAATATCAAAGGCTCCGCTGACTATTGAGACTTTGCCGACAGTAACGGTAGATAAAGCTGGTAAATATATTATAACAGGCGGAAAAGTGAAGTTTAACGATGAAGAGATAAAAGGAACTTTTAGTATTACTCCGACTACTCCGTCAAACCCAGGCGTATCTCATACGGCAGAAGTTGCCTATACGCCTACAGCACCCGCTGATGCAGCTAATTTTGAAGTAGCGAAAGCCACTGTCAACGTATTGGTACCAGGGAGTGAGCTCCCGTTGTATAGTGTGACTATGGCTGAGTTGCCATCTTCGGCTTACAGTGTTCAATGGATGAACGGTGATAAGCCGATCGATATCTCAAAAGAAACTTTTGCCGATGGTACTGTTCTGAGTGCAATAGTATCTTATCCCAAAGGAACAAAAGGAGTTGATTTTACTCTGACATCAACAGGAGGAAATAGTGTGGTTTCTCCGAAATCATCAGAAGATGGTCGCTTGGTTAAAACTGTTACTATAAAGGAAAACACAGAGTTTAAAGTAGTTGCTGGTATCGGTGATACTTATAAAATTACTTTTAAAAATCAGAAAACCGATTTCACGGGCGAACCGCTAGCATATAACCCTGAAACGGGATTGACGATCTCAGATAAGAATGATCAGCCTGTTTCTTGGGCTACTATTGGTTCTTCTGTATCGGTAACTTATAAAGATGCTTCCGGTAAAGTAGTTGCTCTGCCTGTCGATGCTGGTACATATACTGTTTGTGTGTCGATTGCAGCAGATAAAGTAACAGGGTACGTGGAGACTACTGCTGAAAGTGCCTCTTTTATTGTCAACAAGATTAAACCGGTTATTTACACAATGCCGAAGGCTTCCGTGATTGCCAAAGGACAGGCTCTTTCTTTGTCTGACCTGACAGGGGGGGCAGCCAATATTCCTGGTAAATTTACCTGGAAAGATGGTACGAAATCTTTCTCTGTTGCCGGATCTTATAAACAGCCGGTAGTATTTACTCCGGAAATTGGCTATGATAAGAATTATCTGTCTGTGGAAACCGGGGGGGAAGGTACCACTGTGCAAGTCGATTATGTCTCCGTTGCTGTTTCCGATCTGCAAATAGTAACTTTTGTACAGACGGAAGGAACAATAACCGTAACCAATCAGTTGGGACAAACATTGCCTACCGGTAGTGCAGTAACAAAAGGTGATGTATTGACTATTAAAGTTGAGCCTCGTGAAGCCCTGGAATTGAAATCGCTGAAAGTGAATGGTGTGGATAACAACGGAACTTATACGGTTGGAACTTCATCCGTAGCGATCGAAGCGATCTATCAACCGAAAGTGGTAGAGCCCGAACCTGAAGATCCTGTTATCGATCCCAACAGTCAGTATGCAGTAACCTTACCGAAGGCAAATGATGTTCGTGGTGTTCTTATCAATAAACCGGGGGTGAATGCAGTGTTGAAAGACAAGCCTTTTAACTTTACACTGAATACTTTAGCTGCCGATGCTGAAAAGGTTGTAGTGAAAGTGAACGGAACAGAACTGAAACCGGTAGACGGCACGTATACGATT is a genomic window containing:
- a CDS encoding leucine-rich repeat domain-containing protein, coding for MKQRLLYAFLMLFAVLGMARAADVNIKVTSTGGMPVTVKLDQADAVIVSAGTHGDNVKLSTDKKTVTLAQGYQTEVEITSTSATTATVTGRMDKLEIAGDSKLKTLNLSKDNYVKELIVSGSALESLTCSGLGMETLTLSSASVLKTLDASDNKLITSNLNLPTTLETLDLSDNLLSGGTWNIGSYAALKDLNVSKNQLTDLLGLASLTSLEKLNLSDNRIKTLTANPGKADCAIIWGVQTLTITTMSYGTDANKGYRISKLIVDAGITTDKNQAFSDVSWQVKDGTVYKNDNNKTAHQQSGAWADEYRFYDATTKEYIKGTYQCSLKTGGREYKITDLEVWTAKFKLKGVTPTNATDFKVSIDGAGAVNVSDEPEVKQGAKLLFSVTPEAGYETAVYTIEGMVPAVTGQQAPYKGTSFACIVKGLYKSQAEDVSPKISAVVLGKEHVVSYENKTQSGGSFTVQKVSGTTTSYLASNDKISAGDKLLIKIKPNTGYDFVLTINGADKTSSVKQSGTDADYTYEEEVDNTTYPGTSTITVSVTFKNPAVKASVLVDGADLSVAVTSIKNYTVTIQKPDGTGETVNSNATVDLLPNTTYQAIFSTVKVTGGTTVVYRLKDITINGGELKSVKKDDKGSDEMQYTVAFTVQTSDVTLSITTKQMKPASIVPVENNGGANLQKQVYDGNAKPVLFSTIPANLDEHVKVTYVRTTGSVDMGTTEPVNADTYTATLKFEENDYYIPDATNGEKTVTLTISKAPLTIETLPTVTVDKAGKYIITGGKVKFNDEEIKGTFSITPTTPSNPGVSHTAEVAYTPTAPADAANFEVAKATVNVLVPGSELPLYSVTMAELPSSAYSVQWMNGDKPIDISKETFADGTVLSAIVSYPKGTKGVDFTLTSTGGNSVVSPKSSEDGRLVKTVTIKENTEFKVVAGIGDTYKITFKNQKTDFTGEPLAYNPETGLTISDKNDQPVSWATIGSSVSVTYKDASGKVVALPVDAGTYTVCVSIAADKVTGYVETTAESASFIVNKIKPVIYTMPKASVIAKGQALSLSDLTGGAANIPGKFTWKDGTKSFSVAGSYKQPVVFTPEIGYDKNYLSVETGGEGTTVQVDYVSVAVSDLQIVTFVQTEGTITVTNQLGQTLPTGSAVTKGDVLTIKVEPREALELKSLKVNGVDNNGTYTVGTSSVAIEAIYQPKVVEPEPEDPVIDPNSQYAVTLPKANDVRGVLINKPGVNAVLKDKPFNFTLNTLAADAEKVVVKVNGTELKPVDGTYTIASVTENTTVQISLANPTPLKVSVETVTKNDNGYVMGKVQVDGPSDGICYYNDEITLVAYPESGVMFNGWSDDKEVKSQLRKLTLTKDVTIAPLFSGVPTGIESLSTARMYTTEGTLVIEGVAQGYVTIVGMDGRIQRQQISGDSRIQLASGVYGVILEEGSKVIRTKVIVK